In one Denitratisoma sp. genomic region, the following are encoded:
- the rnhB gene encoding ribonuclease HII, whose amino-acid sequence MGLGAAGSLICGVDEAGRGPLAGPVYAAAVILDPANPVEGLADSKKLSEKARDRLAPLIRERALSWAVASASVEEIDALNILQATLLAMRRAVEALGLQPEEVLVDGAHCPRIALPVRAVVKGDNTVAAISAASILAKTARDAEMLRLHVQYPQYGLDRHKGYPTAAHLAALREHGVISIYRRSYAPVRNLLKQS is encoded by the coding sequence ATGGGCCTCGGCGCCGCAGGCAGTCTGATTTGCGGCGTCGACGAGGCGGGCAGGGGCCCGTTGGCCGGTCCGGTCTATGCCGCCGCCGTCATCCTCGATCCGGCGAATCCCGTCGAGGGGCTGGCCGACTCCAAAAAGCTCAGCGAGAAAGCCCGCGACAGGCTCGCGCCGCTGATCCGCGAGCGCGCCCTGTCCTGGGCAGTCGCGAGTGCTTCAGTTGAGGAAATAGATGCCCTGAACATCCTGCAGGCCACGCTGCTGGCCATGCGCCGCGCCGTCGAGGCGCTGGGCCTGCAGCCCGAGGAAGTCCTGGTCGACGGCGCGCACTGCCCGCGAATAGCGTTGCCCGTCAGGGCAGTGGTGAAGGGCGACAACACCGTAGCCGCCATTTCCGCCGCCTCGATATTGGCGAAGACGGCGCGCGATGCGGAGATGCTTCGTCTGCATGTTCAGTACCCCCAGTACGGCCTCGATCGGCACAAAGGGTATCCAACGGCCGCACACCTCGCGGCCCTGCGGGAACATGGGGTAATCAGCATCTACCGCCGCAGCTATGCCCCAGTACGGAACTTGCTCAAGCAGTCCTGA
- a CDS encoding type II toxin-antitoxin system RatA family toxin, producing MAEVRKSVLIEYSAGQMFRLVDQVEDYPRFLPWCGGTELIHRDESKTVATLHINYHGIKADFSTENDKEAPHFMKINLRHGPFEHLDGCWHFKPLGETACKVEFQLHYEFSSKLLEKALGPVFHHIANTFVDSFVKRAGQIYPQNG from the coding sequence ATGGCCGAAGTCAGGAAGTCCGTCCTGATCGAATACAGCGCCGGACAGATGTTCCGCCTCGTCGATCAGGTGGAGGATTATCCCCGGTTCCTGCCGTGGTGCGGCGGCACGGAGTTGATTCATCGCGACGAATCCAAGACGGTTGCGACACTGCACATCAACTACCACGGGATCAAGGCGGATTTCTCCACCGAGAACGACAAGGAAGCTCCTCATTTCATGAAGATCAACCTGCGGCACGGCCCCTTCGAGCACCTCGACGGTTGCTGGCATTTCAAGCCCCTCGGCGAAACGGCCTGCAAGGTCGAATTCCAGCTTCATTATGAATTTTCCAGCAAACTGCTGGAGAAGGCCCTGGGGCCGGTTTTCCACCATATTGCCAACACCTTCGTTGACTCGTTCGTAAAGCGGGCGGGGCAGATCTATCCTCAAAATGGCTGA
- a CDS encoding SPFH domain-containing protein, producing MSAGFIVVVAVLVFALVTVWKGVRIVPQGEEWIVERLGKYNGTLHPGLNIVVPYIDRIAYKVVTKDIILDVQEQEVITKDNAVILTNAIAFIKVTDPVKAVYGVVDFAEAIRNLIMTTLRSITGEMELDQALSSRDKIKVRLRESIADEAVDWGLTVKSVEIQDIKPSASMQKAMEMQASAERERKAMVTRAEGEKQSMILQAEARVESARRDAEAQVTLAEASSEAIKRVAQAIGDRDTPMLYLLGEKYITSITRLADSENAKMIVLPADVQEAVRGVLGRFKA from the coding sequence ATGAGCGCAGGATTTATCGTTGTCGTAGCGGTACTGGTTTTCGCCTTGGTCACGGTCTGGAAGGGCGTGCGCATCGTGCCGCAGGGCGAAGAATGGATCGTCGAACGCCTGGGAAAGTACAACGGCACGCTGCATCCGGGCCTCAACATCGTTGTTCCCTATATCGACCGCATCGCCTACAAAGTAGTGACCAAGGACATCATTCTCGACGTGCAGGAACAGGAAGTCATCACCAAGGACAACGCGGTGATCCTCACCAATGCCATCGCCTTCATCAAGGTCACCGATCCGGTCAAGGCCGTTTACGGCGTAGTGGACTTCGCCGAAGCCATCCGCAACCTCATCATGACGACCCTGCGTTCGATTACCGGCGAGATGGAACTCGACCAGGCACTGTCCTCCCGCGACAAGATCAAGGTGCGCCTGCGCGAGAGTATTGCGGATGAGGCAGTTGACTGGGGGCTGACGGTGAAGTCGGTGGAAATCCAGGATATCAAGCCTTCAGCCTCGATGCAGAAGGCCATGGAGATGCAAGCCTCCGCAGAACGCGAAAGGAAGGCCATGGTCACGCGGGCCGAAGGGGAAAAGCAGTCGATGATCCTGCAGGCTGAGGCGCGCGTCGAATCCGCGCGTCGCGATGCGGAAGCACAGGTCACGCTGGCAGAGGCTTCGTCTGAGGCAATCAAGCGGGTCGCCCAGGCGATCGGTGACCGAGACACGCCGATGCTCTACCTGCTGGGGGAGAAGTACATCACCTCGATCACCCGCTTGGCCGACTCGGAGAACGCCAAGATGATTGTCCTGCCGGCGGACGTTCAGGAAGCCGTGCGCGGGGTGCTGGGCAGGTTCAAGGCCTGA
- a CDS encoding NfeD family protein has product MQPEWWHWAVLGIGLIIAELAIPAFFIVWFGLGALLVSLVLLVAPSLSLTTQLLTWTLASVAMVVLWFRIFKPGMHKTRIGMSDSNIVGEVGMLIRDVAPFQKGQVRFQKPLVGSEVWECISDESIKSGERVRVLGIEGSFLKVGKA; this is encoded by the coding sequence ATGCAACCCGAGTGGTGGCATTGGGCGGTACTGGGCATCGGGCTGATCATCGCGGAACTCGCCATTCCGGCGTTCTTCATCGTCTGGTTCGGCCTGGGCGCGCTGTTGGTGTCGCTCGTGCTGCTGGTGGCGCCTTCCCTCAGCCTCACCACACAGTTGCTGACGTGGACGCTCGCCTCGGTGGCGATGGTCGTGCTCTGGTTCCGCATCTTCAAGCCCGGCATGCACAAGACGCGAATCGGCATGTCCGACTCGAACATCGTCGGCGAGGTCGGCATGCTGATCCGCGACGTGGCACCCTTCCAGAAAGGGCAGGTGCGCTTTCAGAAGCCGCTGGTCGGCTCAGAGGTGTGGGAATGCATTTCCGATGAATCGATCAAGTCCGGCGAGCGCGTCCGGGTGCTCGGCATCGAGGGCAGTTTTCTCAAAGTAGGCAAGGCCTGA
- the guaB gene encoding IMP dehydrogenase, which translates to MRVITKALTFDDVLLVPAHSTILPRDVSLATQVSRNIRLNIPLVSAAMDTVTEARLAIALAQEGGIGIVHKNLPPRAQAAEVAKVKRFESGVLKDPITIPPDMPVREVLALTRQHKISGLPVVEGNKVVGIVTNRDLRFETKLDQPVRNIMTPRERLVTVKEGCNPEDAKALMHKHRLERVLVINGDFELRGLITVKDILKSTEHPSACKDNFGRLRVGAAIGVGPGTEERAELLVEAGVDLIVVDTAHGHSQGVLDRVKWVKTHFPRVDVVGGNIATANAARALVDHGADGVKVGIGPGSICTTRIVAGVGVPQITAIDSVATALRDSGVPLIADGGIRYSGDISKAIAAGAYAVMLGGLFAGTEEAPGEIELFQGRSYKSYRGMGSLGAMQQGAADRYFQEADANVEKLVPEGIEGRVPYKGPVGAVIHQLMGGLRASMGYVGSNGIDEMRSRAEFVEITSAGVRESHVHDVQIVKEAPNYRVE; encoded by the coding sequence ATGCGAGTGATAACCAAGGCACTCACATTCGACGACGTCCTGCTCGTCCCCGCGCACTCCACCATCCTTCCCCGCGATGTCAGCCTGGCGACCCAGGTATCGCGCAACATCCGCCTGAACATCCCGCTGGTGTCGGCGGCCATGGACACCGTGACAGAGGCGCGCCTCGCGATCGCCTTGGCGCAGGAAGGCGGTATCGGCATCGTGCACAAGAATCTGCCACCCCGTGCCCAAGCCGCAGAAGTGGCCAAGGTCAAGCGTTTCGAGTCAGGGGTGCTGAAGGATCCGATTACTATCCCGCCCGACATGCCAGTGCGGGAAGTGCTGGCCCTGACCCGGCAGCACAAGATATCGGGCCTGCCGGTGGTCGAAGGAAACAAGGTTGTCGGTATCGTCACCAACCGCGATCTGCGTTTCGAGACCAAGCTCGACCAGCCGGTGCGCAATATCATGACCCCGCGCGAACGCCTCGTTACCGTGAAGGAAGGCTGCAATCCGGAAGACGCCAAGGCACTGATGCACAAGCACCGGCTCGAGCGAGTGCTCGTCATCAACGGCGACTTCGAGCTGCGCGGCCTGATCACCGTGAAGGACATCCTCAAGTCCACCGAGCACCCTTCCGCCTGCAAGGATAACTTTGGACGCCTACGGGTCGGTGCGGCCATCGGCGTCGGTCCCGGCACGGAAGAACGCGCAGAACTGCTGGTTGAGGCCGGCGTCGACCTGATCGTAGTCGATACCGCACACGGTCATTCACAGGGTGTGCTTGACCGCGTCAAGTGGGTCAAGACGCATTTCCCCCGGGTGGATGTTGTCGGCGGCAATATTGCCACCGCCAATGCGGCGCGCGCCCTCGTCGATCACGGCGCCGACGGCGTCAAGGTCGGCATCGGCCCCGGTTCGATCTGCACCACCCGCATCGTCGCCGGTGTCGGCGTGCCCCAAATAACGGCAATCGACAGCGTCGCCACTGCGCTGCGTGATTCAGGGGTTCCTCTCATCGCCGACGGCGGCATCCGCTATTCCGGGGACATCTCCAAAGCCATTGCCGCCGGCGCCTATGCCGTCATGCTGGGCGGCCTGTTCGCCGGTACCGAGGAAGCGCCCGGCGAGATCGAGCTGTTCCAAGGCCGTTCCTACAAGTCCTACCGCGGCATGGGCTCCCTCGGCGCCATGCAGCAGGGGGCGGCCGACCGCTATTTCCAGGAAGCCGACGCCAATGTCGAGAAGCTCGTGCCGGAGGGCATCGAGGGACGCGTGCCCTACAAGGGGCCGGTCGGCGCCGTGATCCATCAGCTGATGGGCGGGCTGCGCGCCAGCATGGGCTATGTCGGATCGAACGGCATCGACGAGATGCGCAGCCGCGCCGAGTTCGTCGAGATCACCTCAGCAGGCGTGCGCGAATCGCATGTCCATGACGTGCAGATCGTCAAGGAAGCGCCCAACTACCGCGTCGAATAG
- a CDS encoding DUF4124 domain-containing protein — MRAITLLILACLATAASAQVYTWRDASGKVHYSDTPPPGVDAKRMRAGVQSDSAQTSGAAGRSLAEQEAEFRKRQAEAEKTRAKAAEERSTAEDNRRNCDDARNQLNALESGQRMSRIDSTGERIPLDDEMRAQEIEKARKSVQSWCK; from the coding sequence ATGCGCGCAATAACCCTGTTGATCCTGGCCTGTCTGGCGACTGCTGCTTCAGCCCAGGTTTATACGTGGCGCGATGCCAGCGGGAAGGTCCATTACTCGGATACCCCGCCGCCGGGTGTCGATGCCAAGCGAATGCGTGCAGGAGTACAGTCCGACTCTGCGCAGACATCCGGTGCCGCCGGACGCAGCCTGGCTGAGCAAGAGGCGGAATTCCGCAAACGTCAGGCTGAGGCGGAAAAGACGCGAGCCAAGGCGGCGGAGGAAAGGAGCACCGCGGAAGACAACAGGCGTAATTGCGACGACGCCAGAAACCAGCTCAATGCGCTGGAGTCCGGCCAGCGCATGAGCCGGATTGATTCGACAGGGGAGCGCATTCCGCTGGACGACGAAATGCGGGCCCAGGAGATCGAAAAAGCCAGGAAATCCGTTCAGTCCTGGTGCAAATAG
- a CDS encoding pyruvate, water dikinase regulatory protein, protein MPEGQARTVFFISDGTGITAETLGHSLLTQFEGIRFRQVRIPFVSTLAQAQDCLMQIQQAAKRDGTRPIVITTLMDPNIGKLLSEADALFLDFFETFIVPLEDELGAKSSHTIGRSHGQASSQDYTNRIEAVNFTLAHDDGASDQNLDKAEVILVGVSRSGKTPTSLYLALQFGIRAANYPLIPEDFERKRLPEVLYRHRDKLFGLTITPERLHQIRTERRPDSKYASLANCRFEIQEAQKLMQREGVRWMDSTTKSIEEIAATIMQEVKLDRHVF, encoded by the coding sequence ATGCCGGAAGGACAAGCCCGAACCGTCTTCTTCATTTCAGACGGCACCGGCATCACCGCGGAAACGTTGGGACACAGCCTGCTCACGCAATTCGAAGGTATCCGCTTTCGCCAGGTGCGGATTCCCTTCGTTTCCACCTTGGCCCAGGCGCAGGACTGCCTGATGCAAATCCAGCAAGCCGCAAAACGCGATGGGACTCGTCCGATTGTCATCACGACATTGATGGATCCCAATATCGGAAAGCTGCTGAGCGAAGCCGATGCGCTTTTCCTCGACTTCTTTGAAACTTTTATCGTGCCGCTTGAAGACGAGTTGGGGGCGAAATCCTCACACACCATCGGCCGTTCTCATGGTCAGGCCAGCAGCCAGGATTACACCAATCGGATCGAGGCAGTGAACTTCACTCTGGCGCATGATGATGGCGCCTCCGATCAGAATCTGGACAAGGCCGAGGTGATTTTGGTCGGCGTTTCGCGCAGCGGCAAGACACCCACAAGCCTGTACCTGGCCCTGCAGTTCGGCATCCGTGCCGCGAATTACCCATTGATTCCAGAGGATTTTGAGCGAAAGAGGCTGCCAGAGGTGCTCTATCGTCATCGCGACAAGCTTTTTGGCCTGACCATTACGCCGGAGCGGCTGCACCAGATACGTACGGAGCGGCGACCCGACAGCAAGTATGCCTCCCTGGCCAACTGCCGGTTTGAAATCCAGGAGGCTCAGAAGCTGATGCAGCGGGAAGGCGTGCGCTGGATGGACTCAACAACGAAATCCATCGAGGAAATCGCTGCGACGATCATGCAGGAAGTCAAGCTCGATCGTCACGTGTTCTGA
- the senB gene encoding selenoneine biosynthesis selenosugar synthase SenB, protein MPVAKVVIVTPAPAGSRAGNRNTAVRWARILRDLGCRVSVLTRWDGQPCDLLIALHARKSHRDLSAFRKHHPDLPAVLALTGTDLYRDIHEDVAAAASLNMATRLVVLQEDALAELTPEQRRKTRVIYQSVRTSLAPCPPVRTFRVCVLGHLREEKDPFCAVKAIRLLPDAKIEVVQAGQSLAPEFGREANRHMRNEPRYRWVGELPHWASMRLLSRSHVMVISSKMEGGAHVVSEAVAVGVPVIASDIPGNRGLLGEEYPAYFPVGDDACLARMLEQIMGNRRFLSRLGAAVKRRRSLVAPARERRSWQNLMMELGFRTA, encoded by the coding sequence ATGCCTGTGGCCAAAGTCGTCATCGTTACTCCAGCCCCGGCCGGTTCTCGGGCCGGCAACCGCAATACCGCGGTACGCTGGGCACGGATCCTGCGCGATCTCGGCTGTCGTGTCTCGGTCCTGACGCGATGGGATGGCCAGCCTTGCGATCTGCTAATCGCCCTTCATGCGCGCAAAAGCCATCGTGATCTGAGCGCCTTCCGCAAACATCACCCTGACCTTCCGGCCGTACTGGCGTTGACCGGCACCGATCTCTACCGAGATATCCACGAGGATGTGGCTGCCGCGGCATCCTTGAACATGGCAACCCGGCTGGTCGTGCTGCAGGAGGATGCCCTTGCGGAATTGACGCCGGAACAGCGACGCAAGACACGCGTTATTTATCAGTCGGTCAGGACATCCCTCGCTCCTTGCCCTCCAGTTCGCACATTCCGCGTTTGTGTCCTTGGCCATTTGCGCGAGGAAAAAGATCCGTTTTGCGCTGTCAAAGCGATCCGTCTGCTGCCCGATGCGAAAATCGAGGTTGTCCAGGCCGGACAGTCACTTGCGCCGGAGTTTGGCCGCGAAGCAAACCGGCACATGCGCAACGAGCCGCGTTACCGTTGGGTCGGTGAGCTGCCCCACTGGGCATCGATGCGTCTGTTGTCTCGCAGTCACGTCATGGTGATCAGTTCGAAAATGGAGGGCGGTGCGCATGTGGTTTCGGAGGCGGTCGCCGTAGGTGTGCCCGTGATCGCATCGGATATCCCCGGCAATCGCGGACTTCTCGGCGAAGAGTACCCGGCCTATTTCCCGGTAGGCGACGATGCCTGTCTTGCCAGGATGCTGGAGCAGATCATGGGCAATCGCAGGTTCCTGTCTCGCCTTGGAGCGGCAGTAAAGCGGCGGCGTTCCTTGGTCGCTCCCGCACGCGAACGCCGATCCTGGCAGAACCTGATGATGGAATTGGGCTTCAGGACTGCTTGA
- the ppsA gene encoding phosphoenolpyruvate synthase, which produces MSQYVIAFDALRMNDVDKVGGKNASLGEMISQLAHLGVRVPGGFATTAQAYRDFLMHQGLDRRINALLDSLNVDDVEVLAATGAKIRGWIADQPFPEQLEQEIKTHYQALAGSGAADASFAVRSSATAEDLPDASFAGQQETFLNIHGLDNVLHAVKHVFASLYNDRAIAYRVHKSFHHADVALSAGIQRMVRSDVGAAGVIFTLDTESGFRDVVFVTASYGLGETVVQGAVNPDEFYVHKPKLAEGRPAIIRRNLGSKLIKMEFADAKQAGRSTRTTDVAESDRNRFALTDADVLELARYAVTIEQHYGRPMDIEWGRDGNDGKLYILQARPETVKAGESQHVLQRYRLKQHSKVIVSGRAIGQKIATGPVRIIPDASQMSKVQPGDILVTDMTDPNWEPVMKRAAAIVTNRGGRTCHAAIIARELGIPAVVGCGNATSSITEGESVTVSCAEGDTGYIYRGILDFEVTTQELGNLPKLPVKIAMNVGNPELAFEFQGIPNAGVGLARIEFIINNVIGIHPKAILELDRVPAGLRDEINRRSRGYASPKDFFIEKLAEGVSTIAAAFWPKPVIVRLSDFKSNEYRKLLGGEIYEPEEENPMLGFRGASRYVAPSFRDCFELECRALRKVRDDMGLTNVEIMVPFTRTVEEAKGVVGLLATNGLKRGENGLRLIMMCEIPSNALLAEQFLQHFDGFSIGSNDLTQLTLGLDRDSGLVANLFDERDAAVKSLLSMAIKTCRRLDKYVGICGQGPSDHIDFAEWLMDEGIVTISLNPDTVVDTWMRLGAHLAQQGK; this is translated from the coding sequence ATGAGTCAATACGTAATCGCGTTCGACGCCCTGCGCATGAACGACGTCGATAAAGTGGGTGGCAAAAATGCCTCCTTAGGCGAAATGATCAGCCAACTCGCCCACTTGGGCGTGCGGGTTCCCGGCGGCTTCGCCACGACGGCCCAGGCCTATCGGGATTTCCTGATGCATCAGGGCCTGGATCGGCGCATCAATGCCTTGCTCGACAGCCTGAACGTCGATGATGTCGAGGTATTGGCCGCGACCGGAGCCAAGATCCGCGGCTGGATTGCCGATCAGCCCTTTCCGGAGCAGCTCGAACAGGAAATCAAGACGCATTACCAAGCACTGGCCGGAAGCGGGGCGGCGGATGCCTCCTTTGCCGTCCGCTCAAGCGCCACGGCAGAAGACCTGCCGGATGCCTCCTTCGCCGGGCAGCAGGAAACCTTCCTCAACATCCACGGCCTGGACAATGTGCTCCATGCCGTCAAGCACGTCTTCGCGTCGCTGTACAACGATCGCGCCATCGCCTACCGCGTGCACAAGAGTTTCCATCATGCCGATGTCGCCCTGTCCGCGGGAATCCAGCGCATGGTGAGAAGCGACGTCGGGGCGGCCGGTGTCATCTTCACCCTGGACACGGAGTCGGGTTTCCGCGATGTCGTTTTCGTGACGGCTTCATACGGTCTTGGTGAAACCGTCGTCCAGGGTGCGGTCAACCCCGACGAGTTCTATGTGCACAAGCCCAAGCTCGCCGAAGGGCGCCCGGCCATCATCCGCCGCAACCTGGGTTCGAAGCTGATCAAGATGGAGTTCGCCGACGCCAAGCAGGCGGGCCGCTCGACCCGCACGACAGACGTCGCCGAGTCCGACCGCAACCGCTTCGCCCTCACCGATGCTGACGTGCTGGAACTGGCCCGCTATGCCGTCACCATCGAGCAGCACTACGGCCGGCCGATGGACATCGAGTGGGGAAGGGACGGCAACGACGGCAAGCTCTACATCCTGCAGGCGCGGCCGGAAACCGTGAAGGCGGGCGAGAGCCAGCACGTCCTGCAGCGCTACCGCCTGAAGCAGCATTCGAAGGTGATCGTTTCCGGACGCGCCATCGGCCAGAAGATCGCCACCGGCCCGGTGCGCATCATTCCCGACGCTTCGCAGATGTCCAAGGTGCAGCCGGGCGACATCCTCGTCACGGACATGACCGACCCGAACTGGGAACCCGTCATGAAGCGCGCAGCGGCGATCGTCACCAACCGCGGCGGCCGCACCTGCCACGCCGCCATTATCGCGCGCGAGCTGGGCATCCCCGCCGTGGTCGGCTGCGGCAACGCGACCTCATCCATAACGGAGGGCGAATCGGTCACCGTCTCCTGCGCCGAAGGCGATACCGGCTACATCTACCGCGGCATCCTCGACTTCGAGGTGACGACGCAGGAACTGGGCAACCTGCCCAAGCTGCCGGTGAAGATCGCCATGAACGTCGGCAATCCCGAGCTGGCCTTCGAGTTCCAGGGCATTCCCAACGCCGGCGTCGGCCTGGCGCGCATCGAATTCATCATCAACAACGTCATCGGCATCCATCCCAAGGCGATCCTGGAGCTGGATCGCGTGCCGGCCGGCCTGCGCGACGAGATCAATCGCCGTTCGCGCGGCTACGCCAGCCCTAAGGATTTCTTCATCGAAAAGCTGGCCGAGGGCGTGTCGACCATCGCCGCCGCCTTCTGGCCGAAGCCGGTCATCGTCCGCCTGTCCGACTTCAAGTCGAACGAATACCGCAAGCTGCTGGGCGGCGAGATCTACGAGCCGGAGGAGGAAAACCCGATGCTCGGCTTCCGCGGTGCCTCGCGCTACGTCGCGCCGTCATTCCGCGACTGCTTCGAGCTGGAATGCCGCGCCCTGAGAAAGGTGCGCGACGACATGGGCCTGACCAACGTCGAGATCATGGTGCCGTTCACCCGCACCGTGGAGGAAGCGAAGGGGGTGGTCGGCCTCCTGGCGACGAACGGACTCAAGCGTGGCGAGAACGGGCTGCGCCTGATCATGATGTGCGAGATTCCCTCGAACGCCCTGCTGGCGGAGCAGTTCCTCCAGCACTTCGACGGTTTCTCGATCGGTTCCAACGATCTGACCCAGCTCACGCTGGGCCTGGATCGCGATTCCGGTCTGGTCGCCAACCTGTTCGACGAACGCGATGCCGCCGTGAAATCCCTGCTCAGCATGGCCATCAAGACCTGCCGCCGGCTGGATAAATACGTCGGCATCTGCGGCCAGGGCCCGTCGGACCACATCGACTTCGCCGAATGGCTGATGGATGAGGGCATCGTGACGATTTCGCTCAATCCTGATACGGTGGTGGATACCTGGATGCGGCTGGGCGCGCATCTGGCGCAGCAAGGCAAGTAG
- a CDS encoding RNA methyltransferase, with product MKKITSRDNATFRQLRLLAESSRERRKQGKTVLDGIHLVSAWIDRFGPPSLLAVSESGAQQAEVVDFLALHPKTVAQVFSDALFREVSPVITPTGILAVVPIPHPPSSETGKGSCVLLEAIQDVGNLGSILRSAAAAGIVDIFLGPGCAQAWSPRVLRAAMGAHFQLRIHEHATLAEVISNFNGTSVSTRLDAAATIFELDLAGPVAWVFGNEGSGLTADMAVLTHQAARIPMPGKSESLNVAAAASICLFEEVRQKLSARVPQNT from the coding sequence ATGAAGAAAATTACTTCCCGCGACAATGCCACCTTCAGGCAGCTTAGGCTGCTTGCGGAATCCTCGCGTGAAAGACGCAAGCAGGGCAAGACCGTACTAGACGGCATTCACCTGGTATCAGCCTGGATCGATCGCTTTGGCCCGCCAAGCCTGCTTGCCGTCAGCGAGAGTGGTGCGCAACAGGCCGAAGTAGTCGATTTCCTTGCGTTGCATCCGAAAACCGTGGCGCAAGTGTTCAGCGACGCCCTGTTCAGGGAAGTCAGTCCCGTCATCACGCCGACCGGCATTCTCGCCGTGGTTCCCATTCCGCACCCGCCTTCGTCTGAAACGGGAAAGGGCTCCTGCGTCCTTCTTGAAGCCATACAGGATGTCGGCAACCTGGGCTCGATCTTGCGCTCCGCTGCAGCGGCCGGGATCGTCGACATTTTTCTTGGCCCCGGCTGTGCCCAGGCCTGGTCTCCACGGGTCCTCCGCGCGGCCATGGGGGCTCATTTCCAGTTGCGAATTCACGAACATGCCACGCTGGCTGAGGTTATCAGCAATTTCAACGGGACCAGCGTGTCCACCCGGCTCGACGCGGCTGCCACGATCTTCGAACTCGACCTGGCCGGGCCTGTGGCGTGGGTGTTCGGCAATGAAGGAAGCGGGCTGACGGCGGACATGGCCGTCTTGACTCACCAAGCTGCTCGCATTCCCATGCCAGGAAAGTCCGAATCGCTCAATGTTGCGGCGGCGGCCTCGATCTGCCTGTTCGAGGAAGTACGCCAGAAACTGTCCGCGCGCGTCCCTCAGAACACGTGA
- a CDS encoding RnfH family protein, protein MAESESLLIEIAFALPHRQELVHVQLPAGSTVQQAIEASGLMQKYSEIDLKRNKVGVFGKLSKLDAPLRDRDRVEIYRPLIADPKEVRKKRADEGKAMKKGGGDLEEG, encoded by the coding sequence ATGGCTGAATCCGAATCGCTGTTGATCGAAATTGCCTTTGCCCTGCCGCACAGGCAGGAACTGGTGCATGTACAGCTGCCCGCCGGCAGCACCGTCCAGCAGGCTATTGAAGCTTCAGGATTGATGCAGAAGTATTCCGAGATCGACCTAAAAAGAAACAAGGTCGGCGTTTTCGGCAAACTGAGCAAACTCGACGCGCCGCTGCGGGATCGCGACCGCGTCGAGATTTATCGGCCTCTGATCGCCGATCCGAAGGAAGTCCGCAAAAAGCGTGCGGACGAGGGCAAGGCGATGAAGAAGGGCGGGGGAGACCTGGAAGAAGGCTAG